In Bernardetia sp., the DNA window TTGGAAACCGAATTATTACTAATCAAATCTACTTCAAGCCTTAGTTTTTTTTCTAAATCTAATTGTAAATTTATCAAATCAAATAAAGAAAAATCCGTAGCATGTTCTATTAAAAAATCTATATCGCTGTTTGGCTTTTGTTGTTTTCTTGAATATGAACCAAACAGATACGCTTTTTGAATACCATGTTTTTTCCAAATTGAATATAAACTTTCTAGCATAACTGTAATACAGACTTCCTAGTCTGTATGAGAAAAGTATTTTTAGTCAGACTAGAAGTCTGACCTACATTTTATTCAAATAAAGCATTTTCCACCCATTCACACAAAATATGTCCTATCAAAATATGACTTTCCTGTATGCGTGGCGTATCGTCAGAAGGAACATTC includes these proteins:
- a CDS encoding nucleotidyltransferase family protein; the encoded protein is MLESLYSIWKKHGIQKAYLFGSYSRKQQKPNSDIDFLIEHATDFSLFDLINLQLDLEKKLRLEVDLISNNSVSKFLKDSINRDKILIYSQNEVVPKTDV